The nucleotide window CTATTCATTATTTAACAACTCCTCGCACTATATCACTTTACTTAGTTAAAATAGTAGCTTGATAGTTTTTTGCATGGGATATATAATAGCACCTGTTTACTCGTTTTGCAAATAGGAGATGATTCGATGAATAAAGAGCAGGATACTTTTTTAAATATAGCACGTCCTGAAATCAGAGAGTTTAAAGAGTACAATCCCGGAGTGATTCCGGAAGATTGCTTAAAAATGCATGCAAATGAAAATAATTCAGGTGTATCACCAAAGGCTCTTAGCGCAATGTGCGATGAGCTTAAGCGAGGGAACCGATATCCCGAGAGCAGAAACAGCTCTCTTAGAAAGAAAATTGCTTCTATATATAATCTTAATCAAAATCAAATTCTCACAGGGAATGGGCTTGATTCTATTTTTACAATGCTGGGCAGAGCTTTTCTAAACAAGGGAGATGAAGTTGTCTGCGGAGAATTTACTTTCTCTGTTTATGCCGATACCGCCAGGATCATGGGAGCAACTCCTGTTCTTGTTCCAATGACAGATAAATTCGAACTTGATGTTGATGCTCATATAGATGCAATAAATGAGAATACAAAGATGGTTTTTTTCTGCAATCCAAATAATCCCACAGGCACAGCTGCATCACCTTATGATATAGAAAGATTAATAAACGCTTCCCCAAAAACAGCTTTATTTATACTTGATGAGGCATATATAGATTTTTCGGGTGGAAAGGTCAGTACAGCTCTTTCTCTTCTCAATAAGTATCCAAATCTTGTAGTTTGTAGAACTTTTTCCAAAATATACGGTCTTGCCGGACTGCGAATAGGGTGGATTGCTGCAGATCCTGAGCTTCTTAAATACATTTATAGAGTAAGAGAACCTTACTGTGTAACAGAAATAGCCGCTGCGGGAGCGGAAGCCGCTCTAGAGGACAGAGCTTTTATTAGCGAAAGTTTAGAAACAGAGCTAAAAGAAAAAGAAAGATTATGTGAGTTTCTTGATTCTAGAAAGATCAAGTACATCCCATCTTTCGCAAACTTTCTGCTTCTACTCGTTGGAAATGCTGAAGATATATACAGTTTTCTTATAAAAAGGGGAATCTTGGTTCGCTTACTCACATATCAAGGCAGAAAAATGCTTCGCATATCTATAGGACTGCCAGAAGAAAATAGACTGCTTGAAAAGTCCTTATCGGAAGCTATCCCCCTGTAAGTCTATAACATTAGATACAGTAAAGCCGCTTCTGTTTGAAGCGGCTTTACTGTATCGTATTTAGTTATTATGAAAGGTTAATCTTCGATAAGATAATTAGTTGCTTACTGTATCTGTATGTCTTTTGAGCATAGCAATGTTTCTATTTACCTTATTTGAATAGACGCTTGAAGACTTACCATAATAACGGGTTAACGCTTTCTGAACTGTTCCATATGCTCCTATATAGCGCGATAAAATAAGTATGCCTGCTTCTACTCCTCTTTCAGGATCAAGCATGTGCTCTTTGGTTGTAGCAATTCCTCTTGCGCTAAGCATTCCATGATGTACTTTCCACATTACCTGCATAGGGCCCATAGCACCCTTCTTGCTTACAGAACCTGGGTTGAAATGGCTTTCCGTTTTTGCAATTCCAACTGAAAGTTCTGAGGGAACCTTATACTTATCACTATAGTAAACAAGCGCACTTGCTTCTCTCCACGCTTCTCTTCTTGAAATTCGGCCGTTTACCTTACGAATGAAGAGAGCTACATTTGCTACTTCACTCTGTTTTTCTTCAGACAAACTATTTAAATAAACCAGTGTTGTCTTAGGGTGCTGTTTTATCCATAATTCAATATGTTCAGGATTTAGCCCCATTTTCGCTAAAGCATTTCTTACCGCTGGGGCAAGATCGGCAACTCTAACTTCAATATCCTCTTGTGGCGGATTAGTTGCCTGAGTTTCTAATTCTTCTTCTGCCTCAAGTTCCACTTCTGCCGTTTCTGTCATTTTTGAAATCTCTGCAAATTCTGTGGCACCTGTATTTTCTAATTTAGACGAGAGCGTATTGCCAAACCCGACTGTGGGTGAGCAAAGTACCGATATCAAAAGTATCAGTAAAACAGTCACCTGCGGAATAAAAATTCTCCGCAACTTCCATATTTTTCGCATTTTTTCCTCCTTGCGATATGGGAACAGTTTAAG belongs to Synergistaceae bacterium and includes:
- the hisC gene encoding histidinol-phosphate transaminase, with the protein product MNKEQDTFLNIARPEIREFKEYNPGVIPEDCLKMHANENNSGVSPKALSAMCDELKRGNRYPESRNSSLRKKIASIYNLNQNQILTGNGLDSIFTMLGRAFLNKGDEVVCGEFTFSVYADTARIMGATPVLVPMTDKFELDVDAHIDAINENTKMVFFCNPNNPTGTAASPYDIERLINASPKTALFILDEAYIDFSGGKVSTALSLLNKYPNLVVCRTFSKIYGLAGLRIGWIAADPELLKYIYRVREPYCVTEIAAAGAEAALEDRAFISESLETELKEKERLCEFLDSRKIKYIPSFANFLLLLVGNAEDIYSFLIKRGILVRLLTYQGRKMLRISIGLPEENRLLEKSLSEAIPL
- a CDS encoding transglycosylase SLT domain-containing protein gives rise to the protein MRKIWKLRRIFIPQVTVLLILLISVLCSPTVGFGNTLSSKLENTGATEFAEISKMTETAEVELEAEEELETQATNPPQEDIEVRVADLAPAVRNALAKMGLNPEHIELWIKQHPKTTLVYLNSLSEEKQSEVANVALFIRKVNGRISRREAWREASALVYYSDKYKVPSELSVGIAKTESHFNPGSVSKKGAMGPMQVMWKVHHGMLSARGIATTKEHMLDPERGVEAGILILSRYIGAYGTVQKALTRYYGKSSSVYSNKVNRNIAMLKRHTDTVSN